The Paenibacillus sp. FSL R7-0345 DNA segment CGCCCAGTTTAGCCTGTAGCACAGACCAATCGCCATAGACTACCGGTTTGGAACGTGTATCGGTTACCCCTTCCGGATTATGCGCAGTCACATAAATAATCGCCGCCGTACCGTCCTGGAGCAGCTGCTCCCCAAGCTCTCTGGTGTAATCAAGCCGCTGAATGACTTCCTCCTGCTGTACAGGGAATTCTGCGACCGGCTTTACCTGGTAAGTCAGCTCCCCGTCCTTATTCTTCAGGCTCTGGTAATGCACGGCTGCAAAACCGGAGGAGGCCGTCAGCAGCAGCCCCGCCATAACCAGTACGCCTACTTTATATTTCATGAAAAATCTCTCCTTTGTCTGCTTGGCGGCATATAAACGCTCCATCACCCTGCCGGACACATCCATTTCTGCTGGCGCAGCCTTAAGAAGGATGTCTCTCAATTCCTTTTCGCTGTAAACCGGCATAGCGGTCCTCTCCCTTCGCATTTGCATAGTATTTGCGGAACTTCTCCGCACTCCGTTCATACTTTTTCCGCAGCCGGGCGCTGTTCTGCTGCAGAACCAGGCTGATATCCTGATAGCTCATTTCTTCCACAGAACGCAGGATCAGCAGATTCCGTTCCTCTGCCGACAGCTTGGCCATAGCCCGCTGAACCTTTTCATCCAGATATTTGTCTTCGATCTGCCGGTCTACCGGCCTGTGCTGCGTCTCATCTTGATAGAACAGCTTGAGCGCCTTGCCCAGCTTCCGTTTGCGGAGCACATCGATGCACTGGTTGTAGGCGATTTTGTACAGCCAGGCTCCAAACGGCACTTCCGGATTATACTTGTCCAGAGAGCGGTAGGCCTTGAAAAAAACCTCCTGTGCGCTGTCCTCAGCCTCCGTATATGATCCGAGCATGTGGCAGCAGTACAGGACAATCTGTTTCTGGTATGCGAGAACGATACTCTCAAATCTGCCGGTATCCCCGGCCAGAACCCCGTCCACTGTGCGCTGCAGTTCTGTATTCTCCAAGGCTGTTCACCTCCTTTCAATCTGTACAACGGAGCAGGCAGCGGGAATGTGACATTTTTGCAGAAAAAGAACCCGACAGCCAAAAGGGCTGCCGGGTCTGAATAACAATTTTAGCGCTGCCGCTTCGTGAAAATCTGGAATGTAACGCCGAACTTGTCAGTCACCATGCCATAGGCAGTGCTGAAGTAGGCCGGCCCCAATTCAATGTCCACCTGCCCGCCTTCTTTCAGTACGTTGTACAGCTGCTCTGACGTTTCCGCGTCATTTGTGGAGATACAGAGATTGAGGCCGTTGCCCGTCTGCCGCGTCTGCCCCGGTTCCAGGTCGGCTACGAACATTGTGGTTTCACCGATACGGAGCACGGAGTGGGCAATACGCGCCATATCTTCTTCGGACAGGGGTACATCGTGATCCAGCGGGCCTTCCCCCACAGTCTGCATAAACAGCAGATTTGCGCCAAGACTCTCCTGATAAAATGAAATGGCCTCGCGCGCTGTTCCCTCAAGCATTATAAACGGATTTACTTCTATATTCATATAAAATCGCTCCTTCTTGCGGTAGATTTGCCCGTCCATCCGGGCTATGCTCTTATTGTAGGTTATAATAGTGACAACTATTGTCATAATAAAATAAAAACAACGGAGATCATACCATGTCCAAATCGAAACGGCTGCTCGACCTGATGATGACAGTCAACCGCAAACGTAAATTTACCGTCAGGGAGCTGGCCGATGAATTCGGCGTATCCACCCGGACCATCCTCAGGGATTTGCAGGAGCTGGGTGAGCTCGGCGTGCCGCTTTATTCAGAGGTAGGACCCCACGGGGGCTACCAGGTGCTGAATGAACGGATTCTTCCGCCGATTGCGTTTACGGAGGAGGAGGCGGTGGCGATTTTTTTTGCCAGCCATGCCCTGCGTCATTATGAGTATCTGCCCTTTAAAGAGGCATCGGTTTCAGCATTGCATAAATTCTATCATTATATGCCCGGCGATGTACGTGACCGGATTGATGAAATGAAGAACCGGATTGATTTCGTGACCCCGGCGCGCCAGGCCGAGTTTCCCTTCCTGTCAGTCCTGCTGGAGGCGGCTATAGATCAGAAGGTGCTGCTGATCGGCTATGAATCCAGAGGCGAGCGCAGCCTGCGCCCGGTGCAGCCGGTCGGCATTTATGCCAGCAACGGGCTGTGGTATTGCCCGGCTTATTGCTTTTTGCGCGGGAGTATCCGGGTATTTCGCTGTGACCGGATTGATGCTGTTAAGGAGCAGGCATCAGGTTATGAGCCGCTTGATCTGCGCCGGGTGCATCTGGGGAACAGGCATGAGTATGCGGCAGAGCCGCAGGCGGGCGTACAGCCTGATGGGACGGAAGCACAAAAAAGCCGGACTAAGGTCCGGCTGTACGCAGAGCTGACGGCTGCAGGTATGCAGGCCTGTGAGGCTGAGCTGTGGGCGGCGCCGCTGCTGCACAGCCGTGAGGGCGGGTCCGGCTGGCTGGAGGGGGAGGTTCCGGCGCAGGATCTGCGTTTCTTTGCCCGGTTTTTTACCGGGCTGGGCAATGAGGCGACCGTCCAGGAGCCGCCTGAGCTGGTAAGTGAGCTGAAGGCGATGCTGGAAGAGATGCTGCGAAAATACAGCTGAGCGGCCGGCAGGACCTCATGCTCCTGATTAGGAAGGCGGCAGGCGCTGCGAACTTCTCAGCCCAGCCATACCTCGGCCAGCCGGCGGATGCCTTCGCCGATCCGCTCCTCCGGGATTGCCCCGAAGCCCAGAATGAACTCAGGCGCATCGTTCCTGTGCGCCTCCGCTCCGGATTCACCCCACCACGTATACGACATCGGGGTCACACGGATTCCGGCGGCTGCAGCGGTCTCTGCCAGCCGGCGTGCATCAACGCTGCTGACCAGCCGCAGCAGCAAGTGAAAGCCGGCGCCCTGGCCGCGGACTGCTGCATGATCCCCGAAGTATAACTGAATGGCCTGCAGCAGGGCCTCATGCTTTTTCTGGTAGAGCAGCCGCATCCGCCGCAGATGTCTGGCGAAATGCCCGCGCTCCATAAAAAAATGCAGGGCAATCTGGTTCAGCCGCGAAGCGGAATGCTCAAGGTAGAGCTCCCTTGCGAGATTACGGTAAGCCGGCAGCAGCTTCTCCGGCAGCACCATGTAGTGTACACAGAGAGCCGGGGCAACAGATTGGGCGAAGCTGCCCATGTAGATCACCGGGCTGTTCTCCATAAGACCCTGCAGTGAGGGTACCGGTCTGCCGTGGTACCGGAATTCACCGTCATAATCGTCTTCAATGATATAACCACCCGTAGTTGCGGCCCAGTCCAGCAGGGCATGACGCTTGGCGATGGACATAATCATCCCGCACGGAAACTGGTGGGAGGGAGAAATGTATACAGCTCCTGCACCGCTATCACGCAGCTGTTCTATATCAAGCCCGTCCTCCTGCAGCGGAACTGGGATGATCTCATAGCCGTTTCTTGCAAAAGCAGCCGGCAGCAGATGATAGCCCGGATCTTCAATGCCGAGCCGCCGGTTACTGCCCGGCAGTATGTGGCCCAGCAGCGAGCAGAGCAAATGCTGGTCACCGCCGATTACGACCTGCTCCGGCAGGCAGTGCAGCCCGCGGAACTGCCGCAGATGGGCGGCAATGCTGGCGCGCAGGGCCGGCTCCCCCTGAGGGTCGCCATACTGGAGCAGGTCGGGATTAGCGAGCTGCTCCTGGAAGAGGCTGCGCCAGATTTTGTGGGGAAACAGCGAGAAGTCATTTTTGGAAATGTGAAAATCATAAACGTACTTTTGCGGGTCACGGGGTGTAATCGGCAGGACAGCTTGAATCAGCATCCGGCTTTGGCTTTCGGGCGGGTCAGCAGCAGCTTCTGCCCCGCTAAAATCATGCATTGGCTGAACACTAAATCCGCTGCGCGGCCGGCTGGCGATAAAGCCTTCGGAAACCAGCTGCTGGTAGGCCAGCTCAACGGGAGTGGCGCTGATATACAGCTGTCCGGCCAGGCTGCGGATGGAAGGCAGGCGTGTATCCGCAGGCAGTGTGCCGCCGAGAATCTCTTTTTTGAAATAGTCATACAGCTGTATGTAGTACGGGAGCTTCCCGTCATCGCTAAGCATGGGGTTTATCAGCATCCGTTTCTCCCATCTGTCCTTTGTAATTTACCCGTTTTGTATATTTTATAAAATACAGATATGGAATACCATAGAGCCAGTAAATGAGACAGGGGATGGCATAATGGGAAGACATTCAGGTTTATTGACAGGAGAACGGGTATATCTGCGACCGCTTAACGGAGAAGATGCTGAGCTGTATTATCATATGTTTTTTGGAGAGGAGACACGCCGGCTCACAGGAACGCAGCGGCATATCACTAAAGAGCAGATTTCTGCTTATATTGACCGCAAAGCGGGCGATGACAGTGCAGTGCTGCTGCTCATTTCCCTGAAAGAGAACGACGAGGTTATTGGTGACATTGCCATTCAGGATATGGACCGGGGCAACCGGACTGGCCATCTGCGCCTTGCGATCGGTGAAGAACGTCACCAGAATCAGGGATTCGGGCGGGAAGCGCTGCTGTTAATGCTGGAATACGGCTTCGGTATTTTGAATCTGCACCGGATTGAGCTGGAGGTCTACAGCTTTAACAGCCGTGCTGCCCATCTATATGAGAGCGCTGGTTTTGTGCGTGAGGGCGTGCGGCGGCAGACGCTTTTTTATAACCATGAGTACCATGATGTTGTAATGCTGGGCATGCTGGAAAGTGAATACCGGGAGCGTTATCTGAAATAAAGTCTGTAAATAGGTCAAATAAGGTCAAATAGGTTGAGCGGTAAAAATAACCTTTGAAAAATAAGCCGAAATGCCGGAAATTCCCGGTTTTTCGGTTTTTTTGGGTTTTGAAATGGTGCAGTGGGGGACGCTATAATAAAGCCATAAGAAAGGTCAAACAAAGTCAAAGTAAGTACAAAAAACACAAAACAAAAGTCAATGAGAGGAGAATGGAACATGTTTGATTTGGTCCCTTTTGGAAAACGCAGAGATGATGCATTTGGTGCTTTGGCAAAGTCGTTACATGATGTATTTAATGATGAGTTTTTTGCCCCGATGACCGGCAGCAGCGCCCTGTCTTTCCGGACAGATATCCGCGAGAGTGAGCAGGCTTATCTGATTGAGGCTGAACTGCCGGGCTTTGGTAAGGACGATATCGACATTGATTATGCCAGCCCCTACTTGACGATTAAAGCGGTGCGCAAGGAAGAGAAGAACGAGGAAAATGACAAGCAGCAGGTTGTGCGCCGGGAGCGGCGTTATGGTGAATATGTCCGCCGTTTCTACGTGCAGGATATCAACGGTGATGACATCCGGGCTTCGCTGAAGGACGGGCTGCTGCGGCTTGAAGTGCCTAAGCGGCAAAAAACCGCCGGCAAGCGGATCGAAATCCAGGATCACAGCAATTCCGGAACGGAGCTTCAATAAGCTGTTCAGTCCGGTGGAGTGCTGAAGCTGTATGGGGCGGCTTCACCTGGCTTTATATATAGAAGTCTATACGAAGGCGCATTGTAGTGGGATACCGGCTATGATGCGTCTTTTATGAATACCATAGATGGATAAGATGCAGAGTCTTTTTTTGAAAGGAGAGGATTCTCTTGGCGGCCAAAAATTACTATGATGCGCTTGGCGTAAGCAGGCAGGCAAGCAAACAGGAGATTAAAAAAGCTTACCAGAAGCTTGCAAAGCAGTGGCATCCCGATGTGAACAAGGCCCCGGAGGCGGAGGCCAGGTTTAAGGAGGCCGCGGAAGCCTACGAGGTGCTGGGCAATGAAGAGAAGCGGGCGGCTTATGATGAGGAGCTGCGCTACGGGGCATCCGGGTTCGGCTCAGCCGGGGGCCGGCGGACCGGCGGTCCGTCATCAGGTGGCGGGCAAGGCCCTTTTGGAGCAGGCCGGGAGTCTGCGTTCAGGGCCCGCGGCGCTTCTGCTTCCGGCAGCGGGATCGACGAGGATGAGCTGTTCGGGATGTTTTTTGGCAGCCGGGGAGCGGCGGACCGGGCGGGCTTTGATTTTTTTAGCGGAAGCGGCGGGGGCTTCGGCTTCAGCGGCGGCGGACGCGGTATGGCGCAGGCCCGGCTGGAGATTACGCTGGAACAGGCTTATAAAGGCGGCAACGTGAATGTTCAGGCCGGCGGCCGGGAGGTGGCGGTCAGTATTCCGCCGCGCTCACCGGAGGGAACTGTGATCGGGGTGCCGGGCGCGGCCGGCCAGAGTGAGGAGCTGCTGATCGTTCTGCAGCTTGCTCCGCATGATATTTACGGAATCGAGGACGGGGATCTGCTCGGCACGGTCGAGGTTGCGCCATGGCAGGCAGTGCTTGGCGGGGAAGCCAGAGTGCCGCTACCTGACGGCAGCAGCATTAAGCTGAAGATCCCGGCCGGAACGGCAAGCGGCCATACGCTGCGCATTCCGGGAAAGGGACTGAAGCGGCAGAACGGCACGAACGGCGACATCCTGTTCCGGATGGAGATTGTCATTCCGGCGGGTACGGACGAAGCGGAGAAGGCGCTCTACCGGAAGCTGGCTGAAGCCAGCAGCTTCCAGGCCGGAGTGAAACACGGAAGCAGCGGAAAACGGCGGCAAAAAGCGGCCACGGGCTAAACATAAGAAAGGTGATGAATATATATGGATTTTAACAAGTTAACACAAAGGCTGCAGGAAGCGGTCGCTGCAGCACAATCGCTGGCGGCTGCTGCCGGGCATCAGGAGATTGACAATCTCCATCTGCTCAAGGCGCTGCTCCAGCAGCAGGAGGGACTGCTGCCAAGGCTGCTGCAGAAGCTGAATGTTCCCGCAGCCGAGCTGCTGCGTGGTACAGAAGAGCTGCTGCAGCGGAAGCCGAGCGTCAGCGGGTCGGGCGCAGGCACGATGCGGCGCTACGCATCAGCCTCGCTGATTGAAGTGCTGGAGCAGGCCGAGAAGGAAGCGGCCGCGATGCATGATGAGTTCGTGGCTGTGGAGCACGCCGCACTGGCGATGGTTTCAGACAACGGCAGCGCTAACCGGGAGCTGCGCGGCTTATTTACCAGCCGCGGAATTACACGCGACAAGCTGTTGTCAGTGCTGGCGGAGATCCGCGGCCATCAGCGGGTGACCAGCAGGGAGCCGGAGGCCACCTATGAGGTGCTGGAGAAGTACGGCCGTGATCTGGTCGCCGAGGTGCGCGCCGGCAAAATTGACCCGGTCATCGGACGCGACGGCGAAATCCGCCGGGTGATCCGCATCCTCTCCCGTAAAACGAAGAACAACCCGGTGCTGATCGGGGAGCCGGGGGTCGGGAAGACGGCGATCGTTGAAGGGCTGGCCCACCGGATTGTCCGCCGGGACGTGCCGGAGGGATTGAAGGACAAGACGATTTTTTCACTGGATATGAGCGCGCTGGTTGCCGGTGCCAAGTACCGCGGGGAGTTTGAGGAGCGGCTGCAGGCGGTGCTCAAGGAAATCCGCGAGAGCAACGGCCGGATTCTCCTGTTCATTGATGAGCTGCATACAATCGTAGGCGCAGGGAAGACCGAAGGGGCGATGGACGCCGGTAACATGCTGAAGCCGATGCTGGCCCGCGGAGAGCTGCATTGTATCGGGGCAACCACACTGGATGAATACCGCAAGTATATCGAGAAGGACCCGGCACTGGAGCGCCGCTTCCAGCAGGTGCTGGTCAGCGAGCCGGACGTTGAGGATACCATCTCCATTCTGCGCGGGCTGAAGGAACGGTTCGAGGTACATCACGGGGTCAAAATCCATGACAGCGCCCTGGTTGCCGCCGGTGTGCTGTCGAACCGCTACATTACGGACCGCTTCCTGCCTGATAAGGCGATTGACCTGGTGGACGAAGCCTGCGCGATGATCCGCACCGAGATCGATTCGATGCCGGGCGAGATGGATGAGGTCACCCGCCGCCTGATGCAGATGGAGATTGAAGAAGCGGCGCTTAAGAAGGAAACCGATGATGCCAGCGCGCGGCGGCTGGAGAGTCTGCAGCGTGAGCTGGCAGACCTTAAAGAGAAGCATTTGGGCATGACAGCCAGTTGGGAAAAAGAGAAATCGGCCATCCAGGGCATCCGTGACCTCAAGAAGAAGCTGGAGCAGGCCCGCAAGGAGCTGGTCGACGCCCAGGAGGTTTACGACCTGAACAAGTCGGCCGAGCTCAGCTACGGCATCATCCCCGAGCTGGAGAAGCAGGTGAAGGCTGCTGAGGAAGCAGCGCAGCAGGATCAGGAGACCCGGCTGCTGCGCGAAGCCGTGACCGAGGAGGAGATCGCCGACATCGTGTCCCGCTGGACCGGAGTTCCGGTCAGCAGGCTCGTCGAGGGCGAGCGGGATAAGCTGCTGCGGCTGGAGGAGACGCTGCATGAGCGGGTCGTCGGTCAGGAGGAGGCCGTCTCGCTGGTGGCCGACGCCGTGCTGCGTGCCCGGGCCGGAATCAAGGACCCGAACCGGCCGATCGGCTCGTTCCTGTTCCTCGGGCCGACCGGGGTCGGCAAGACCGAGCTGGCGAAGGCGCTGGCGGTCTCGCTATTCGACCGCGAGG contains these protein-coding regions:
- a CDS encoding GNAT family protein, yielding MGRHSGLLTGERVYLRPLNGEDAELYYHMFFGEETRRLTGTQRHITKEQISAYIDRKAGDDSAVLLLISLKENDEVIGDIAIQDMDRGNRTGHLRLAIGEERHQNQGFGREALLLMLEYGFGILNLHRIELEVYSFNSRAAHLYESAGFVREGVRRQTLFYNHEYHDVVMLGMLESEYRERYLK
- a CDS encoding YafY family protein, with amino-acid sequence MSKSKRLLDLMMTVNRKRKFTVRELADEFGVSTRTILRDLQELGELGVPLYSEVGPHGGYQVLNERILPPIAFTEEEAVAIFFASHALRHYEYLPFKEASVSALHKFYHYMPGDVRDRIDEMKNRIDFVTPARQAEFPFLSVLLEAAIDQKVLLIGYESRGERSLRPVQPVGIYASNGLWYCPAYCFLRGSIRVFRCDRIDAVKEQASGYEPLDLRRVHLGNRHEYAAEPQAGVQPDGTEAQKSRTKVRLYAELTAAGMQACEAELWAAPLLHSREGGSGWLEGEVPAQDLRFFARFFTGLGNEATVQEPPELVSELKAMLEEMLRKYS
- a CDS encoding PLP-dependent aminotransferase family protein, which produces MLINPMLSDDGKLPYYIQLYDYFKKEILGGTLPADTRLPSIRSLAGQLYISATPVELAYQQLVSEGFIASRPRSGFSVQPMHDFSGAEAAADPPESQSRMLIQAVLPITPRDPQKYVYDFHISKNDFSLFPHKIWRSLFQEQLANPDLLQYGDPQGEPALRASIAAHLRQFRGLHCLPEQVVIGGDQHLLCSLLGHILPGSNRRLGIEDPGYHLLPAAFARNGYEIIPVPLQEDGLDIEQLRDSGAGAVYISPSHQFPCGMIMSIAKRHALLDWAATTGGYIIEDDYDGEFRYHGRPVPSLQGLMENSPVIYMGSFAQSVAPALCVHYMVLPEKLLPAYRNLARELYLEHSASRLNQIALHFFMERGHFARHLRRMRLLYQKKHEALLQAIQLYFGDHAAVRGQGAGFHLLLRLVSSVDARRLAETAAAAGIRVTPMSYTWWGESGAEAHRNDAPEFILGFGAIPEERIGEGIRRLAEVWLG
- the clpB gene encoding ATP-dependent chaperone ClpB; amino-acid sequence: MDFNKLTQRLQEAVAAAQSLAAAAGHQEIDNLHLLKALLQQQEGLLPRLLQKLNVPAAELLRGTEELLQRKPSVSGSGAGTMRRYASASLIEVLEQAEKEAAAMHDEFVAVEHAALAMVSDNGSANRELRGLFTSRGITRDKLLSVLAEIRGHQRVTSREPEATYEVLEKYGRDLVAEVRAGKIDPVIGRDGEIRRVIRILSRKTKNNPVLIGEPGVGKTAIVEGLAHRIVRRDVPEGLKDKTIFSLDMSALVAGAKYRGEFEERLQAVLKEIRESNGRILLFIDELHTIVGAGKTEGAMDAGNMLKPMLARGELHCIGATTLDEYRKYIEKDPALERRFQQVLVSEPDVEDTISILRGLKERFEVHHGVKIHDSALVAAGVLSNRYITDRFLPDKAIDLVDEACAMIRTEIDSMPGEMDEVTRRLMQMEIEEAALKKETDDASARRLESLQRELADLKEKHLGMTASWEKEKSAIQGIRDLKKKLEQARKELVDAQEVYDLNKSAELSYGIIPELEKQVKAAEEAAQQDQETRLLREAVTEEEIADIVSRWTGVPVSRLVEGERDKLLRLEETLHERVVGQEEAVSLVADAVLRARAGIKDPNRPIGSFLFLGPTGVGKTELAKALAVSLFDREDGMIRIDMSEYMEKHSVSRLVGAPPGYIGYEEGGQLTEAVRRQPYTVVLLDEVEKAHPDVFNILLQLLDDGRLTDSQGRIVDFKNTIVIMTSNIGSPHLIQGTDDNGDLTQAVKDRVMKELSGHFRPEFLNRVDDIVMFKPLTMTEIGQIVVKLADGLRLRLAERGVGLLLSDAAVRFIAQEGFDPVYGARPLKRFIQRSLETPVARALIAGEAAEGSVLAVDETDGKLSVEIRQPEPAGAAGKA
- a CDS encoding Hsp20/alpha crystallin family protein, which produces MFDLVPFGKRRDDAFGALAKSLHDVFNDEFFAPMTGSSALSFRTDIRESEQAYLIEAELPGFGKDDIDIDYASPYLTIKAVRKEEKNEENDKQQVVRRERRYGEYVRRFYVQDINGDDIRASLKDGLLRLEVPKRQKTAGKRIEIQDHSNSGTELQ
- a CDS encoding VOC family protein: MNIEVNPFIMLEGTAREAISFYQESLGANLLFMQTVGEGPLDHDVPLSEEDMARIAHSVLRIGETTMFVADLEPGQTRQTGNGLNLCISTNDAETSEQLYNVLKEGGQVDIELGPAYFSTAYGMVTDKFGVTFQIFTKRQR
- a CDS encoding DnaJ C-terminal domain-containing protein, with the translated sequence MAAKNYYDALGVSRQASKQEIKKAYQKLAKQWHPDVNKAPEAEARFKEAAEAYEVLGNEEKRAAYDEELRYGASGFGSAGGRRTGGPSSGGGQGPFGAGRESAFRARGASASGSGIDEDELFGMFFGSRGAADRAGFDFFSGSGGGFGFSGGGRGMAQARLEITLEQAYKGGNVNVQAGGREVAVSIPPRSPEGTVIGVPGAAGQSEELLIVLQLAPHDIYGIEDGDLLGTVEVAPWQAVLGGEARVPLPDGSSIKLKIPAGTASGHTLRIPGKGLKRQNGTNGDILFRMEIVIPAGTDEAEKALYRKLAEASSFQAGVKHGSSGKRRQKAATG
- a CDS encoding sigma-70 family RNA polymerase sigma factor, yielding MENTELQRTVDGVLAGDTGRFESIVLAYQKQIVLYCCHMLGSYTEAEDSAQEVFFKAYRSLDKYNPEVPFGAWLYKIAYNQCIDVLRKRKLGKALKLFYQDETQHRPVDRQIEDKYLDEKVQRAMAKLSAEERNLLILRSVEEMSYQDISLVLQQNSARLRKKYERSAEKFRKYYANAKGEDRYAGLQRKGIERHPS